TCGAATGTTTGGCCACATAAAAGCAACTCATAGTGGATGATTCCTTTCCAGTCCCACCAAACACACAACAAAACCTTCCCGATTGTTAATCCTAGTTTAAGCCGCTTTGCCGCGCTTTAATCACGATCGtttttgcacaatattgtCATATGTAATCCATTTCTCATCACCAGTCACCATCCGTTTCAGAAATGGCTCGATTTCGTTCCGTTTGACCAAGGCTTCGCAGATGGAAATTCGGTCCATCATGTTTTTTTGCGTCAATTCGTGTGACACCCAAACATCGAGCGTCTTTTTGAATCCAGCTTTATGCAAATGGTTTGAAACTGTTTTATGGTCGATCTTCAACCTGGGCAATGCTACGACTGCTAACATGCCGGTCTACTTCCATCACttccattattttattgacattttCAATGACCGGGTATGGTTTCTAGTATGGTTTTAACGCGCCATCTACTacggaataaaattttgttttggcAACACCGTCTGCGATTCTTGCTTGGCGGTTGTCTGCACTAACGAACCTAAAACTCGGGTACTTCCAAAGAAGATGAAGCACCCGTCTCCCAGTGGTCAAAGCCTTTACCGAGTACGCCCGACGAAAAAATCTCGTTACGGGAAAACACCCCTTCGGCGTAAGGATGCCGAGGACGCTCGGCGGAGAAAGAGTATATCCTCATCTCTGAGAAGACAGAGTGGGAGTGCCTACTCGGATGAACGACCGGCTTATATACTCGCTCGGACATCCTCACCCTGCGTGCCGGGATAGCGGTGGTAGTAAGGATGAATGTAAGGCCACTTGAGTGGGGAGTTGCATGGCCGGCGGCGACGGTGGTGGCAGAGTGCAAACCAGGGGTGGCCTTGAGCCCGTTGCGGTCGTAACGATACTTTATCGTCACAAGTATTTTATATGGcgtttctttttacaataaaagaaacggaaaatctcaaaaagttttattttgagtaagtttgatgaatttaaaaagaaatttttaaattatgtatcgAAATAGTTATTTGGACTAATAGttctaataaaagattatgtaagctgtttctttctttttcaaagaATTCGACAGAGATTCTTATGCAAggtctacaatgtcagcaggagtaatggagtaaggaataagagtaacaattgaccaattaaaaaccgggagtaaacgaaatgggcaaatctcatttcatatttcttacttcttactcctactccattactcctgctgacaGTGTAGACCTTGCATTAAAGTTCTCTTGGATATCAGagtcaattttgtaaaatcttCGATGTAGATTTGCAAATCACGCAAATCTACTTACACTTTAACTTAcactttaaaaagttacggAACTTGCTCAGGTACTATCATCAAATAGTCCAACCCATCATCACCGTCATTCCACACAACTTTGAGGCGTATCTGGAATTCGCAAAGGCcacattaaaatttaccccATGTCCTTCCCGGCGTGGTTTATGCTGTTTCTCATTCGGGTAACAACACCTATGATTACTGCAATGCCACGAGCCGATcgctaattttttcaatttggtCCCTCCGTTGTCCGTGTGTCCCTCCGTTAGACACGCAAATGCTGATAGTGCTGGGTACTGTGCCATAAAGAAACAATCCGGGAATGGTACTTCGTCAAGGATGAAACCGTCAAAATGTTTGACGTGGCGGAGTAGAAAGACGAAGAAGGATTCATTTCTCGGACGAATCCGTCTCTTTACGACcgaagaaaagagaagaaattgTTCTACGGGTGGTCACAGTCAAGGtgaaactaaattttattctatgtattttatgtacatatatcttCAGTAACATAGTTTTGTTGTTGTAACAGAAATCCGCTGTTTACTTAAAATTCTACAAGGATTTCTGCATTCGTTTTGATtaacttttacaatttatCTCGACAAATTTGAGATTTAATTGcacattaaaacaattaattatcgtGTCATCATGGACATGTAATATTGGCAGATCATTCGTTACACAATTAgatgtatgtgtgtatttcGAGATATTACTTTACCAGCTATATATAATGTGCACTCGTTTTTCAGTTCAAAGTAAGGATTATAAGTGgaaacaatgtaaaataatcttttaaggTATTCTTATCTTAGAATTAATCGATTTCAGCATGCTTGTGGTGTGATGGACGCGTTGATACAGGATGTAAAACTTGCTGGTACAGCAAGAAAGTGTAAAACAATAGTCATAGTAGATGGATGCAACGCgttcacttttttttacgagAGAAATGCAGCTTACGCATACCCCCGTCTCGGGAAAGAAATGGGGGCTATGTAGGACTTACCGCCCGGTAAAGGCCAGACGATATACCCACTAAACCCCTCGGTGGTTGCCTATCTCCGGGGCAACCGGCGGGCCACGGGTCAAACTAGTACGCACCGCGGCCCGCCGTAACCCCCGAATATCCCCTCCGCATCTCAAATCCCGCAAGCGGGAGAGTCAGAGGGGATCCATCCCCGAGAGGCGGCCAGGCCCGACCCGTTAGGACCGAACCGCAACACGTTCACCTCGAATCACACGCGCATCTTCAAAAACATTAAGGTGATGATTCTGCCTAAGCAAATTACGCTAGCAAGATCATTCTtcgatttaacaaaaaatgattgGTGTAATAGTGTAATTGTACTAATAGTggatgaaatatatatatattatagataatattatttcacttttagattaaaataagtttttttacgTTAATTGTGGGTTTGTACACGGAGAATTTCCTCTTGAAATTTACTCTCAAATCCTGGTAATCGTGGGATAATATGTGATCtcgagaaaatatatattatttttatatataggaatgttttttaaattaaaaaagaaatatctttaaaatcatggttactttattaaaataaaatacgatacataaactaataataataatccagtcaccaaaaatattttaacctCTTGCATTAAgaatgatagaaaaaaaaatatatgttacacAAAccatattgtaatattttttgtaaaataatgtcaatatACGTCCACAACATAAAATTTAGCAATACAAAGTAGTATATTGAGATATATATGATctgttaaaagtataaatttaaaattatgcattGTTCAAGTTCCTAAAAAGAACCATAAtacgtgtaaaataaaaccaaCAATACAGAAAAGATGTTATATAATCAATAGTAATTACAAACTATCGacacaatatatttgttattttatcgtTTATTACATAAACTACTATTAACTATATATAGTTTTGGCCCTATTCCTTCTAATGACAGCGTACTGCATAAATTACATCTAATGCTTTGTAGATGTCACCATTTTGTACAGACGAGTGAGCCATGAATCCTCGTTGGAGAACTCAATCGCCATCATTTCTTGTACGATCTGTTGAATCTTAGGATTTAGATGATAGAACTCTTGCCTTACTTCTTCAGGTAAGGATGGGTCCATTTTCCGATTTAACGGTTCTTTTTCTGGCGCTGTCGGCGCAGATAGTGTCGCCTGTAAGATAAAGTATTCTGAATACATGATACACACGCATAGAGAGGGTTCAGATTTATGAAGTGGTGATTAATACTACCATTACTGTAACCATAGTATCATAATAGTACCAATTAGAATGCCTTTTTATGGTAACGGTCACTTTCAACGTCAAAAGGCGtcaaataaattgatatttttatcaaatatttggtCACATCACATGatcaaaaagaaagatatcaaTTAGTAATTTTTGGTCACGCAATATCTTTTGACACTGATAGCGTCAGCGTACACTTATAATAAATCGCAAAAGTAATTCTGCCAGAATTAGaagcaatatttaataaagcaaGTAATAAATTCTACCAGCTCTTCAAATTCTGAATCCTTTGCAAGATTgtgaaatgttaaaatattataaatataaattcttaattatatcctaatgttttaatattatgctatattatatctaaaaagtaaaatttaagattaaatatatttcaaatttagatCATTAAACCGTTATTTTACTGATTCTGCATATTCTAATCATCTAGTTTTCAATTTACACATATGCGGGGCACATCTCCTTAGGCATAGTTCCATTTGCATTCAATGAAGACGAAGCATGGCTAATATTGGAACTTTCGCATTGTATCATCGACCATTCCTCAGCTTCGACTGCTTGCTCAGGAAAAGTTGCTGTTGCTGATTCCTTTTGTAATGATGCGTTATCTGTTAAAGGAGCACCTGCAGTATTTACAGGTTCATCGCGCAGCTTCTTTGTCTCACTTGGAAATTTCTTAGTGGAGTCCTTTGAAAACGTAAATGCGCAGAGCTCAGGCTTTTGCATGCTAGCCTTCATCTGTGCATTGTCTGTGGGTTTCTTAGTGAAATCATTGTCGGTCATCATGGTAACGTTGATACCGAATAGATTCAGGAACTGTAAGATGTCCAAGATGTTatctttaacaatttttaacaactgCAAGAAAGAGTGCCTGATTGCTTCGGCAGATGGTTCCTTAGGCCACTTCTGCTTGTGACAAACCTTATAGTTTTTGCCTGACAAAACAGTACAagtatctataataaaattctctagTATGTTTATGACAGATAGATCAAAAGGGCCAAACTTACCAACTGTGCTGCACATTGAATAGCTAGTTTGTTTGTGCTTATGCGGTGTGTATCTATGCTCATCCTCTTTGCAGTGCTGCACTgtctttttcataaatttgcGCAAGTCATGAGCAAACCAGCGACCATGGTAGCCCGACTCAATAGGTTGTGTCATGCGGACCATGCAATGCTCTGAATGATTGCCAAGATTCATGCAATTAGTGCACAAGTTGTAATCCAGACATTCCACGCACTTGAAGCAAAAACCATGTATATACTTGTTGCATACACAACATATCACAACAggatgcaatatttttttctatatttgacATGTCTATCGTGTCTTGCTTTAATTTCAGGAAAATGTACAGTTCaggaaaatatacattaatatatttcttaactaTGCTCTCCAGTGCAATTTTGAACTCTTTGTTGGTAGATATAATGATCTTATCTTCtttatctattaataaaaaaataagttaaatacaattaagCATATTAACAACATTCAATTTCTAGGAAACAACATTCACTGgattataataactttatttcattatattataaagttatattgtaaaatataaatttatgagaGGCTTGACTATGTGTAAAAACTAATATTCATGTTTCAGGTACTTTTTGCAATCAATTCATACATATAGtaaaacaagaaaaacaattatattttacattttattttatgtgataTTATCTTACATTGGGTTTTAGAgctattttcatttaaatgtatttaaatacaaattgtaCTAAAAACTTAATAGGCCTGTTGTTTTAagcttttctctttctttttaataattaagaagAAACAAACCGTATAAGAAATTCAGCTAAAAAGAACTGGCCTAATTTATCATTACATGGTTTTATCCTGAAGACATTACAACGTTAGATaatgtacatttaataaacaacGTCGATTGCTGATGTTAGCAAATCTCGCTGTTGCGTTTTCAGaccagaaaaaaagaaacaaagaacACAAAGACTCACGTTTCCAGCAGGTGAAGCTCTTGTCTCATGGGCTCGAGAAAACGATTAACAATTTCTAGCGAAGATACACGAAATTCGTCATTACGTCGCCATCGCCGTCAACATCGAAAATACTGAAACTGTACGTTCTTCTTTAGGGCCCAATGGATTTCCGTCCCTCCAGGGACAAAGTACCACGATTTAATTGTGCGTTTCTGGCAGGCTGCAATCGTAGCAAACAAGCGAACTTTCTAGATTCGGCTCAATTGCATCATGCGTAAAGATGCCTCttcacgctgacgcttgacgctcattttcagcatCAAGACATCTAGTCCAGTAGAATTAGCatttttttgggaaaaaattgGTGACTCAAGTTTGACTGCgcgtaaagcacaattaatgtGCGTAGATTAAGATATGCACGTTTGCCACTCGCAAAAAGCTGGgggttattgcaaaattacgggttgaagtgaggaaaaagtagttttttgcttgcgcctcgtaaactaaaaacggaatcaaaaaaagtttcaaataaaagttgtaggtaTTAAGTagatctacaataataaatttagttcaTTAAGATCGGTCAATTAGTTTAGttgtaaagttgaaaaaaccatgaaaaatggccatttctttaattgtttataactttcttaaaaattaactcaagcatttgaaattgtagaaaaatatagcttttatgacgataaaaaagtgtactaaatttcatcaaaaaatattaacaactttttgaGTAATCTCAATTGTTTATCCAAAACGCGctccactaaaatttaatttctacatttttgagacCATGCACAAACCTgaaccaaagttttttctcttcttaaaaAGTTGCACTATTATATATCGGTATTGCGAAATGTGTGCAATGCAATTAAGTGcctcaaataaacgtgtaaaaaataagccttattaacaattatataacttttaaaatattaacgctatCAACATGGGGTAAAATGCATTTGAAAggagcaatttttttttaaatttcaaaaaaaagaactttgtcCTAGGTTACTTAGAAgccgagataattttttttctttgaaaaatcacTGTTGCtacagttataaatattaagagctgaaattttgacagcgtcttattaaatagttaaagtaTCCTTTCCAAAAAGTTCGAAGCGATTCATGAAGATTAACCACTGTAAACGTGTTAACAAAAGCAGTATCACTCGAGAGCGGCGGCCGGcggcatgcgcgcgcgcgcttgtcAGCTGCTAGCGCGTGGCCAGGCGAGCGCGTACAAAATTGATCTGGCGCGTTCAAATTACTTGAATCGGCAATATCTCGGGAACTAAGCGTCCTAGaaagacgatttttttttttaactgggCTATCTCGACGAGACAAGACTAATGAGCTAAACCATTTTCTTATATCtcctaaaataaatgttctaattaattttcttctttttttaattaattatttcacgcgttaaatatgtataaataatttatatatctatgcGGCGTATGCATATGccctatgttattataatttaatttttttattttttttgttgcaaggaatatgtatgttttttatttttttttgctaatttagtacaattaacaaacatttatatgttaaaaaattaatgttatattactaatatttaattgtaggttaacgttcatttaataataacattaatgcaaaaattatattaaattatgcaaaaaaaaataaagaacataCACATTCCTTGcaacaaaagtaataaaaaaattaaattataataacatagggCATATGCATACGCCGcatagttatataaattatttatacgtatttaacgcgtgaaataattaattaaaaaaagaaaaaaattaattagaacgtttATTTTAGAAGATATAAGAAAATGGTTTAGCTCATTAGTCTTGTCTCGTCGAGATAGcccagtttaaaaaaaaaatcatctttCTAGGACGCTTAGTTCCCGAGATATAGACGATTGAAGTAATTTGAACGCGCCAGATCCATTTTGTACGCGGGCGCTTGGCCACGCGGTAGCGGACgacgtgcacgcgcgcgcgtgccgcCGGCCGCCGCTCTCGAGTGATACTACTTTTGTTAACACGTTTACAGTGGTCAATCTTCATGAATCGCTTTGAACTTTTGGGAAAGGTTACTTTAACTATTTAGTAAGacgctgtcaaaatttcagctcttaatattcataactATAGCAACAGcgatttttcaaagaaaaaaaattatctcggcTTCTAAGCAAGCTagaacaatgtttttttttttaatttaaggaaaaatcgcaccttttaaatgcattttaccCCATGTTGatagcgttaatattttaaaagttatataattgttaataaggcttattttttacacgtttatttgaggCACTTAATTGCATTGCACACATTTCGCAATACCGATATATAATAGTGCAACTttttaagaagagaaaaaactttggttcAGGTTTGTGCATGgtctcaaaaatgtagaaattaaattttagtggagCGCGTTTTGGATAAACAATTGAGATTACTcgaaaagttgttaatattttttgatgaaatttagtacacttttttatcgtcataaaagctatatttttctacaatttcaaatgcttgagttaatttttaagaaagttataaacaattaaaaaaatggccatttttcatggttttttcAACTTCACAACTAAACTAATTGACCGATCTTAAtgaactaaatttattattgtagatctACTTAAtacctacaacttttatttgaaacttttttcaattccgtttttagtttacgaggcgcaagcaaaaaactactttttcctcacttcaacccgtaattttgcaataacccCCAGCTTTTTGCGAGTGGCAAACGTGCCTATCTTAATCTACGCacattaattgtgctttacgcGCAGTCAAACCTGAGTCACCAATTTTTTCCCAAAACGGCCCTTTTTGAAGCTAATTCTACTAGACtaatcacgtgactaaaaataaagatacccattcgtcatttttagtcacgtgatcaGCGTTGCCAGACTTGATGCTCTGCCACCTAGTCGGTGTGACTCAAAGCTGTAGTGGTGGGAACGCCCACGGAAAAAGCCGTGTACGTGTGCTGCTCGGCGCTCACATGTACACGGCTTTTTCCATGTCGTTGCTACCACTACAGCTTTGCGTCACATCGATTAGGTGGCAGAGCATCAAGTCTGGCAGCGCTgcacgtgatgtcttttgatgctgaaaatgagcgtcaagcatcagcgtgaaaaggcacTTTAATGCGTCCACGCAGGGGCTAGATTCTTGATTTTATTCGCAaaagaaacgtatgcgcaaatactctttcaaacagaaaagttgcaagtttattggttaaaagccatacaacagccaataaatttctaacttttctataagatcagaatttgcgaatacgtttcttttgcgaataaattctcaagaatcgagcccttgctgtctctttccctctctacACAACTCTCTGACGACTTGAAATGGAAAGAGACAACAGATCTCTATCGCTCGCATAGCTTGCTGGCGTGagcatttgaatattttgaacCGGCATCACTGATGCTGACGTACGTACCGACGTTTTCGACCGGGCTAAACCGAGTTGGGTTAACCCATCTCAGATTCTTATTCTTCTAgaactggccaatcacagttattcCATTCTTCAGAAGAATGACTGTGATTGGCTTTATGACGTCATTAATTGCTCCTGGAGCGATTAACCAAAGACCAGTCGAAAACACTATACGTTTACACGCCGATAAGTTGGGTTTAGtatcaggggctc
This genomic window from Monomorium pharaonis isolate MP-MQ-018 chromosome 8, ASM1337386v2, whole genome shotgun sequence contains:
- the LOC118647063 gene encoding uncharacterized protein LOC118647063 gives rise to the protein MNLGNHSEHCMVRMTQPIESGYHGRWFAHDLRKFMKKTVQHCKEDEHRYTPHKHKQTSYSMCSTVGKFGPFDLSVINILENFIIDTCTVLSGKNYKVCHKQKWPKEPSAEAIRHSFLQLLKIVKDNILDILQFLNLFGINVTMMTDNDFTKKPTDNAQMKASMQKPELCAFTFSKDSTKKFPSETKKLRDEPVNTAGAPLTDNASLQKESATATFPEQAVEAEEWSMIQCESSNISHASSSLNANGTMPKEMCPAYV